A genomic region of Serratia fonticola contains the following coding sequences:
- the aspA gene encoding aspartate ammonia-lyase: protein MSNNIRIEEDLLGTREVPAEAYYGVHTLRAIENFYISNSKISDVPEFVRGMVMVKKAAAMANKELKTIPRKIADTIIQACDEVLDKGKCMDQFPVDVFQGGAGTSLNMNTNEVLANIGLELMGHQKGEYQYLNPNDHLNKCQSTNDAYPTGFRIAVYASNQKLIDAINQLREGFDRKAKEFETILKMGRTQLQDAVPMTLGQEFHAFSVLLNEETRNLHRTAELLLEVNLGATAIGTALNTPEGYQHLAVQKLAEVSNLPVVPAEDLIEATSDCGAYVMVHSALKRLAVKLSKICNDLRLLSSGPRAGLNEINLPELQAGSSIMPAKVNPVVPEVVNQVCFKVIGNDTCVTMAAEAGQLQLNVMEPVIGQAMFESIHILTNACYNLLEKCINGITANKEVCEHYVFNSIGIVTYLNPFIGHHNGDIVGKICAETGKSVREVVLERGLLTEAELDDIFSVENLMHPAYKAKRYTDENEQ, encoded by the coding sequence ATGTCAAACAACATTCGTATCGAAGAAGACCTGTTAGGAACACGTGAAGTCCCCGCAGAAGCCTATTACGGTGTTCATACTCTGCGTGCGATTGAAAACTTCTATATCAGCAACAGTAAAATCAGTGATGTTCCTGAATTTGTTCGCGGCATGGTTATGGTGAAAAAAGCCGCGGCAATGGCCAACAAAGAACTGAAAACCATTCCTCGCAAAATTGCCGACACCATCATCCAGGCCTGTGACGAAGTGCTGGATAAAGGCAAGTGCATGGATCAATTCCCTGTGGATGTGTTCCAAGGGGGCGCAGGCACCTCGTTGAACATGAACACCAACGAAGTGCTGGCAAATATCGGCCTGGAACTGATGGGTCACCAGAAGGGTGAATATCAATACCTGAACCCTAACGATCATCTTAACAAATGTCAGTCTACCAATGACGCGTACCCTACCGGCTTCCGCATCGCCGTCTATGCGTCCAACCAGAAACTGATCGATGCGATCAACCAACTGCGTGAAGGCTTTGACCGCAAGGCCAAAGAGTTCGAAACCATTCTGAAAATGGGGCGTACCCAGTTGCAGGATGCCGTGCCAATGACGCTAGGCCAAGAGTTCCATGCGTTCAGCGTGTTGCTGAATGAAGAAACCCGTAACCTGCATCGCACGGCGGAATTGCTGCTGGAAGTTAACCTGGGCGCCACCGCAATCGGCACCGCGTTGAACACCCCGGAAGGCTACCAACATCTGGCTGTACAGAAACTGGCAGAAGTCAGCAACCTGCCGGTGGTGCCAGCCGAAGACCTGATCGAAGCCACCTCCGACTGTGGTGCCTACGTGATGGTACACAGCGCACTGAAACGCCTGGCGGTGAAACTGTCCAAGATCTGTAACGACCTGCGCCTGCTCTCCTCTGGCCCACGCGCCGGCCTGAACGAAATCAACCTGCCAGAGTTGCAGGCAGGTTCTTCTATCATGCCAGCCAAAGTGAACCCGGTTGTTCCTGAAGTTGTTAACCAGGTTTGCTTTAAAGTGATCGGTAATGACACTTGCGTTACCATGGCCGCCGAAGCAGGTCAGTTGCAGTTAAACGTGATGGAACCAGTGATTGGCCAAGCGATGTTTGAGTCAATTCACATTCTGACCAACGCCTGCTATAACCTGCTGGAAAAATGTATTAATGGTATTACAGCAAACAAAGAAGTATGCGAACACTATGTCTTCAACTCTATCGGTATCGTCACTTATCTGAACCCGTTCATTGGCCACCACAACGGTGACATTGTTGGCAAGATTTGCGCAGAAACCGGCAAGAGCGTACGTGAAGTCGTATTGGAGCGCGGATTGCTGACCGAAGCCGAGCTGGATGACATCTTCTCTGTAGAGAACCTGATGCACCCGGCCTATAAAGCGAAACGCTATACTGATGAAAATGAACAATAA